A genomic window from Sporosarcina sp. Marseille-Q4063 includes:
- a CDS encoding ABC transporter ATP-binding protein, with protein MLRAIRKPFGYEPILTKEDIKGPGRKKGERASNWKFVLHQIWKLVDEQRALLLTVLALVFVSSALTLLGPFMVGKIIDIHIVTSQFNGLGAKIGILIAVYIGLSSSMYFQNYWMVGIAQQTVYRLRTNLFSHLQKLPVSFFDKRQHGELMSRMTNDIENVSQTLNTSFIQVFSSILTLTGTVALMLYLSPLLTLLTMIIIPIMFIALRWITRRTGKLFKEQQQAVGSLNGMIEETISGQRIVKAFSQEERVMEEFTEKSDRLRRTGFWALTYSGFIPKVMNMLNNASFAVVAGVGGILALKGDGLVTIGTIVIFSELARQFTRPLNDLANQFNTVLSALAGAERVFNIMNEPIEKDHATEHKDAVLTGDVEFRNVSFGYAVDTDGYTIKGVSFHVKAGETAAMVGATGAGKTTIMQLLARFYEVDKGEIYIDGIPISELPRQTLRSQTAFVLQDPFLFEATVFENIRYGKLDATDEEIIEAAKKANAHSFISRLEDGYDTVLTADGGEISQGQKQLLSIARALVADPAILLLDEATSSIDTVTELEIQEALDRLMEGRTSFVIAHRLNTVRKADTVYVMEQGKLIESGDQTELIERQGVFYNMLLDSKI; from the coding sequence ATGCTACGCGCGATTCGTAAACCTTTCGGCTATGAACCGATTTTAACAAAAGAAGATATTAAAGGTCCCGGAAGAAAAAAAGGAGAGCGAGCGAGTAACTGGAAATTTGTTCTTCATCAAATCTGGAAGCTCGTCGATGAACAACGTGCGCTTTTACTAACGGTTCTAGCGCTTGTTTTCGTCAGCTCGGCTTTAACGCTGTTAGGTCCTTTCATGGTCGGGAAAATCATCGATATCCATATTGTCACATCGCAGTTTAATGGGCTCGGCGCGAAAATAGGAATTCTTATCGCGGTCTATATAGGTTTATCATCCTCCATGTACTTCCAAAACTATTGGATGGTCGGGATTGCCCAACAAACCGTTTATCGATTGCGAACAAACTTATTTTCTCACTTGCAAAAGTTGCCGGTCTCTTTCTTTGATAAACGACAACACGGCGAATTAATGAGCCGCATGACAAACGACATTGAAAACGTCAGTCAGACGCTAAATACATCTTTCATTCAAGTGTTCTCAAGTATTCTTACGTTGACAGGGACTGTTGCGTTAATGCTCTACTTGAGCCCGCTCTTGACGTTATTGACGATGATTATCATACCAATCATGTTTATCGCATTACGTTGGATTACGCGACGAACTGGAAAGCTTTTTAAAGAACAGCAACAAGCGGTCGGGTCTTTAAATGGAATGATCGAAGAAACGATTTCCGGACAACGTATCGTCAAAGCCTTTTCGCAAGAAGAACGCGTCATGGAGGAGTTCACTGAAAAAAGTGATCGACTTCGAAGGACGGGTTTTTGGGCATTGACGTATTCAGGTTTTATTCCCAAAGTCATGAACATGCTGAATAACGCTAGTTTTGCAGTCGTTGCGGGGGTTGGCGGAATACTAGCATTAAAAGGGGATGGGCTTGTAACGATTGGTACCATTGTTATCTTTTCCGAGTTAGCGCGTCAATTCACGCGGCCGCTGAATGATTTGGCCAACCAATTTAATACTGTATTATCAGCGCTAGCTGGAGCGGAACGTGTTTTCAACATTATGAATGAACCCATAGAGAAAGATCATGCGACAGAACATAAAGATGCGGTTCTAACAGGTGACGTTGAATTTAGAAATGTCTCATTCGGGTATGCTGTTGATACAGACGGCTACACGATTAAGGGTGTTTCATTTCATGTGAAAGCTGGAGAAACCGCCGCGATGGTTGGAGCGACCGGAGCAGGGAAGACGACGATTATGCAATTGCTCGCGCGGTTTTATGAGGTCGATAAAGGTGAAATTTATATCGACGGCATCCCGATAAGCGAATTGCCGAGACAAACGCTTCGTAGTCAAACGGCATTCGTTTTGCAAGATCCATTTTTATTCGAAGCGACTGTATTTGAAAATATTCGGTACGGAAAACTGGATGCCACCGACGAGGAAATTATTGAAGCTGCCAAAAAAGCGAATGCGCATAGCTTTATCAGCCGTTTGGAAGATGGTTATGACACGGTCCTCACTGCCGACGGGGGAGAGATATCGCAAGGACAGAAACAACTGCTGTCAATCGCCCGCGCACTAGTGGCAGATCCCGCTATCCTGTTGCTTGATGAAGCGACAAGCAGTATCGACACAGTGACCGAACTCGAAATTCAAGAAGCACTCGATCGACTGATGGAAGGTCGAACCAGCTTCGTCATCGCGCATAGACTGAACACCGTTCGTAAAGCGGACACGGTTTATGTCATGGAACAAGGAAAGCTAATTGAATCCGGCGATCAAACAGAACTTATTGAACGTCAAGGGGTTTTTTACAACATGTTGTTGGACTCGAAAATATAA
- a CDS encoding YusW family protein — translation MRKSKFLMITIFASVLLIAGCGKNNNKSSVESRDEPTISSEVEDRDGSLYFGDGFGLLDFDLEIDIDGKDAIDIDYEVNKQNDTFEAEYKNNIENFHLKDEDAMNAIDEFFLDVKIAKDKPKEVIMREILESLNIEDYSKFDLEITFDDDTTLTIEENN, via the coding sequence TTGAGAAAATCCAAATTCCTTATGATAACCATTTTCGCTAGTGTTTTACTTATTGCGGGTTGTGGAAAGAATAATAATAAAAGTTCTGTTGAAAGCAGAGATGAGCCAACCATATCCTCTGAAGTTGAAGACCGAGACGGTTCACTTTATTTTGGTGATGGCTTTGGTTTGTTAGACTTTGATCTTGAAATCGACATCGATGGAAAAGATGCCATCGATATTGATTACGAAGTTAATAAACAGAACGATACATTCGAAGCCGAATACAAGAATAATATTGAGAATTTCCATTTAAAAGATGAAGACGCTATGAATGCCATTGATGAGTTTTTCTTGGATGTCAAAATTGCTAAAGATAAACCTAAAGAGGTAATCATGAGAGAAATACTTGAATCCTTGAACATTGAGGATTACTCGAAATTCGACCTTGAAATCACGTTCGACGACGATACTACGCTTACCATTGAAGAAAATAATTAG
- a CDS encoding DUF2804 domain-containing protein, whose protein sequence is MQHLEREITEPVLLCDDKGLLNPEAIGFARYPLITSNLTKNFMRKKKWNYWCVYGEEIMFSATITHLDYAAVCFVYILNFETQRFFEKQITIPGGRKVKMSEDVLDSIKFVDDTMSVQMVHLQNETHLSVSIPDFDNEVLHADLHIFHPPEDETLNVVIPRNRNIFQFTAKHHTLPTNGFVKIGEQRFDFNADYSFSVLDFGRGIWPRHASWNWAMASQRIGGRRIGLNFGGQWTDGTGMTENAIFVDGQMTKVHEDVLFTYDDKFYMKPWKIRTKFTDDVNLTFTPFFERISKTDAKLVRSEVHQLVGYFNGYVRLQDNSILQIRQMLGCSEEHIAKW, encoded by the coding sequence ATGCAACATTTGGAGAGAGAAATAACAGAACCTGTTCTTCTTTGTGATGATAAAGGATTGCTTAACCCAGAAGCAATCGGCTTTGCCCGGTATCCGTTAATCACAAGTAATTTAACGAAAAACTTTATGAGAAAGAAAAAGTGGAATTATTGGTGCGTTTACGGAGAAGAAATTATGTTTTCCGCGACCATTACCCATCTCGATTACGCGGCCGTTTGCTTCGTTTACATACTAAATTTCGAAACCCAAAGATTTTTCGAAAAACAAATTACCATTCCCGGTGGCCGAAAAGTAAAAATGTCTGAAGATGTACTCGACAGCATCAAATTCGTCGACGACACGATGTCTGTCCAAATGGTTCACCTTCAAAATGAAACGCATCTTTCCGTTTCCATACCAGATTTTGACAACGAGGTCCTTCATGCTGATCTTCACATCTTTCATCCGCCTGAAGATGAAACGTTGAACGTCGTCATTCCAAGAAATCGCAACATCTTTCAATTCACTGCGAAGCATCATACATTACCAACGAATGGATTCGTTAAAATTGGCGAACAGCGTTTTGACTTTAACGCCGACTATAGTTTTTCGGTGCTTGATTTCGGGCGCGGGATTTGGCCGCGACATGCGAGTTGGAATTGGGCAATGGCATCCCAACGTATTGGGGGACGTCGTATTGGGCTTAATTTCGGCGGTCAGTGGACGGATGGTACCGGAATGACCGAAAATGCAATTTTTGTTGATGGTCAGATGACAAAAGTGCATGAAGATGTGCTTTTCACCTATGATGATAAATTTTATATGAAACCGTGGAAAATTCGCACAAAATTTACGGATGATGTAAATTTAACGTTCACGCCATTTTTCGAACGAATTTCCAAAACAGATGCCAAATTAGTTCGTTCTGAAGTGCATCAACTCGTCGGGTATTTCAATGGATATGTACGGTTGCAAGACAACTCGATTCTACAAATCCGTCAAATGCTCGGTTGCTCTGAAGAACACATCGCCAAATGGTAA
- a CDS encoding amidase domain-containing protein: protein MLYDRLAAVRYADEWWNSYNPAYPKFDVDCTNYISQCLRAGGAPMWGYPNRERGWWIGGGTWSFSWSTSHSLRWYLAGSTRGLTATQVSSAEQLDLGDVIVYDFQNDGRFDHSTIVTAKNGSEPLVNAHTYNVKHRTWDYKDSYAYRPNAKYIFFKINDNFT from the coding sequence GTGTTGTACGACCGATTAGCTGCTGTCCGGTATGCGGATGAATGGTGGAATAGTTATAACCCGGCTTATCCGAAGTTCGATGTTGATTGCACGAATTATATTTCGCAATGTCTTCGGGCGGGCGGGGCACCGATGTGGGGGTATCCAAATCGGGAAAGAGGATGGTGGATCGGCGGCGGTACTTGGAGTTTTAGTTGGTCGACATCCCATTCGCTCAGATGGTATCTCGCAGGATCTACACGAGGTCTGACTGCAACACAAGTTAGTTCCGCGGAACAATTGGACCTTGGTGATGTGATTGTCTATGACTTTCAAAACGACGGAAGATTTGACCATTCAACAATCGTGACAGCAAAAAATGGCTCGGAGCCGCTCGTCAACGCGCATACGTACAATGTGAAGCATCGCACTTGGGACTATAAAGATTCCTATGCATACAGGCCGAATGCCAAGTATATTTTCTTCAAAATCAATGATAACTTCACATGA
- a CDS encoding DegV family protein translates to MTKKPLAWIVDSTAYVPEELQQHPDFFSVPLNIHFGEKQYVDGVDLTPEQLYGKIKNAEEFPKTSQPSAGEFSERYKEIAENYEEAIAIHVSAKMSGTLASSQGGAEIAGFPITFIDSLSLSYGITGLIQRGMDMHENGSTVSEIKEALEKMVGKCTNFILIGKLDQLYKGGRMSAAQFYLGSLLKVKPIVQISTEGELKAIDKVRSEKRALQYLVDKVADGHRAGVTKIYLMQGNVPEQAEHLKKLITQQVPEVDVEIGDISSVLAVHAGEGTLAVLWYEE, encoded by the coding sequence GTGACTAAAAAACCATTAGCGTGGATTGTAGACAGTACTGCCTATGTTCCTGAAGAGCTACAACAACATCCGGATTTCTTTTCGGTGCCACTCAATATACATTTCGGAGAAAAGCAATATGTTGACGGTGTTGATCTAACTCCGGAGCAATTATACGGGAAAATTAAGAACGCGGAAGAGTTTCCTAAAACGTCACAACCTTCCGCTGGGGAGTTTTCTGAGCGATATAAAGAAATCGCCGAGAACTACGAAGAGGCTATCGCGATCCATGTTTCCGCAAAAATGAGCGGCACGTTGGCATCTTCTCAAGGTGGAGCTGAAATTGCCGGTTTCCCGATTACGTTCATCGATTCCCTCTCCCTTTCCTATGGGATTACAGGTTTAATTCAACGCGGGATGGACATGCATGAAAACGGTTCAACGGTTTCGGAAATTAAAGAAGCGTTGGAGAAGATGGTTGGTAAATGCACGAACTTTATCCTCATCGGTAAACTTGACCAATTGTACAAGGGCGGACGTATGAGTGCCGCTCAATTTTACTTAGGCAGTCTTCTAAAAGTGAAGCCAATTGTTCAAATTTCCACGGAAGGCGAACTTAAAGCCATCGATAAAGTACGTTCTGAAAAAAGAGCCTTGCAATATTTGGTTGACAAAGTAGCGGATGGCCATCGTGCTGGCGTTACTAAAATCTACTTGATGCAAGGAAATGTTCCTGAGCAAGCCGAGCATTTGAAAAAGCTCATCACCCAACAAGTACCTGAAGTTGATGTTGAAATCGGCGATATTAGTTCAGTACTCGCTGTCCATGCTGGTGAAGGCACACTGGCAGTATTATGGTATGAAGAATAA
- a CDS encoding dipeptidase, which translates to MTHLEKLDQYFTEQRETHLEELNEFLRIPSISALSEHKPDMQQAAEWLVDSLTKAGLENVEINETDGHPVVYGDWLHAEGKPTILVYGHYDVQPVDPLELWDSAPFEPEVRDNKLYARGASDDKGQVFMHIKAVEALMKESGSLPVNVKFLIEGEEEIGSPNLESYIVDNKDKLSADVIVISDTGMQGPGRPAVCYGLRGLCGVQVDVKGAKGDLHSGLYGGGVQNPLHAIVELLASFRDKEGTIAVEGFYDNVRPLSDEERGAYEALGFDEEDLKNEIDVPELFGEKGFSYLEQTWARPTLELNGIFGGFSGEGIKTVLPAEAGVKITCRLVPDQDPDEIVEKLKAHIEKHKPAGVTVTVTEFDKGKPFITPFDHPAIQAAGRSYEKVYNVPTAYTRGGGSIPIVAAFDEVLELPVVLMGFGLSTENFHAPNEHFHLENFDQGLRVIGDYYYEIENFTKDELKK; encoded by the coding sequence TTGACGCATTTAGAAAAATTAGACCAATATTTCACCGAACAACGCGAAACGCATCTCGAGGAATTAAATGAATTTTTACGTATTCCAAGTATTAGCGCTTTATCCGAACATAAACCAGATATGCAACAAGCTGCAGAGTGGTTGGTTGATTCATTGACGAAGGCTGGACTTGAAAACGTTGAAATCAATGAGACGGATGGCCATCCTGTCGTTTACGGTGATTGGTTGCATGCGGAAGGCAAACCAACGATTCTTGTATACGGTCATTACGATGTGCAACCGGTCGATCCGCTTGAATTATGGGATAGCGCTCCTTTTGAACCTGAAGTTCGCGATAATAAGTTGTATGCACGCGGCGCGAGTGATGATAAAGGACAAGTTTTCATGCATATTAAAGCGGTTGAGGCGTTAATGAAAGAATCAGGAAGCCTACCGGTTAACGTAAAGTTTTTAATCGAAGGCGAAGAAGAAATCGGCAGCCCGAATTTGGAGAGCTATATTGTTGATAATAAAGACAAGCTTTCCGCGGACGTCATTGTTATTTCCGATACGGGCATGCAAGGACCTGGCAGACCAGCCGTTTGTTACGGACTACGCGGACTTTGCGGCGTACAAGTCGATGTGAAAGGCGCGAAAGGCGACTTGCATTCTGGTTTATACGGCGGAGGGGTTCAAAACCCACTTCATGCGATTGTCGAGTTGCTCGCATCATTCCGCGATAAAGAAGGAACGATTGCCGTTGAAGGTTTTTACGACAATGTGCGTCCTTTAAGCGATGAGGAACGCGGAGCTTATGAAGCGCTTGGATTTGATGAAGAAGATTTGAAAAATGAAATCGATGTGCCTGAGTTATTTGGCGAAAAAGGATTTTCGTATCTAGAACAAACGTGGGCCCGTCCAACGCTTGAGCTTAACGGCATTTTTGGCGGTTTTTCAGGAGAAGGCATCAAGACTGTTTTACCTGCCGAAGCTGGCGTAAAGATTACTTGTCGACTTGTGCCGGACCAAGATCCAGATGAAATCGTTGAAAAACTAAAAGCGCATATTGAAAAACATAAACCTGCTGGCGTTACTGTGACAGTTACAGAATTCGATAAAGGCAAACCGTTTATAACGCCTTTCGATCATCCGGCGATCCAAGCAGCGGGTCGTTCGTACGAAAAAGTATACAATGTGCCGACTGCGTATACGCGCGGTGGAGGTTCCATTCCGATTGTCGCGGCATTCGATGAAGTATTGGAACTGCCGGTTGTGCTCATGGGCTTCGGATTATCAACTGAAAACTTCCACGCGCCAAACGAGCACTTCCATTTAGAAAACTTTGATCAAGGTCTTCGTGTGATTGGCGATTATTATTATGAGATTGAAAACTTTACTAAGGATGAATTGAAGAAGTAA
- a CDS encoding hemolysin family protein, translating into MFFALGFFLIMSFFLSGSETALTAVNRMKVQLRAEQDDKKSQKLLNLISKPDRMITAILIGNNIANIMMPTIVTMICIEKGWKVGIATGILTVVIIVFGEVLPKTIAATFADRVAYVVAPTISLLVRILTPLTALLATFTNIFIRIISKGTVREATLTKEDLRSMVDLATIEGTFEQDETLRLKGVLDFRDKDVWDVLETHRTDVVGIPLTATYEEVRDTILEFFYTRYPVYEESMDSIVGMFYSKMFIEWSLEPERKLGEFIDRDMIYVVQTASVETVFKMMLSQKKHMAVVLDEYGGTLGIVTQEDIIEEMIGQDIEDETDMEDEVLIYEKTDDSLTCHGRLEIIDAMELIGIELPTDHETIGGFVLQQLGHLPEPGERFSYENLRFEIEEMERTRIIRMKITAERDD; encoded by the coding sequence TTGTTTTTCGCACTCGGATTCTTTTTAATCATGTCGTTCTTCCTTTCGGGAAGCGAAACAGCACTTACCGCAGTCAACAGGATGAAGGTCCAGCTTCGGGCTGAGCAAGATGATAAAAAATCACAAAAGCTACTCAACTTGATTTCGAAGCCGGACCGAATGATAACTGCGATTTTAATCGGAAATAATATTGCCAATATCATGATGCCGACAATCGTAACCATGATTTGTATTGAAAAAGGTTGGAAAGTCGGAATTGCAACCGGAATTTTAACAGTCGTGATTATCGTATTCGGTGAAGTGTTGCCAAAGACGATTGCCGCAACATTTGCTGATCGCGTTGCCTATGTTGTTGCACCTACAATATCACTACTTGTAAGAATTCTCACACCACTCACGGCGCTTCTTGCGACGTTTACGAATATTTTCATTCGTATTATTTCAAAAGGAACAGTTAGGGAAGCAACATTGACGAAAGAAGACCTTAGATCGATGGTGGATCTTGCAACAATCGAAGGGACTTTCGAACAAGATGAAACGCTCAGGTTAAAAGGCGTGCTTGATTTTAGGGACAAAGACGTTTGGGACGTCCTTGAAACGCATCGTACGGATGTCGTCGGTATACCGCTCACAGCCACTTATGAAGAAGTCCGCGACACCATTTTAGAGTTCTTTTACACGCGCTACCCGGTGTATGAGGAAAGTATGGATTCCATTGTCGGGATGTTTTATTCGAAAATGTTCATCGAATGGTCTTTAGAGCCTGAAAGAAAGCTCGGGGAATTCATTGACCGCGATATGATCTATGTCGTTCAAACAGCAAGTGTGGAAACTGTATTTAAAATGATGCTTTCGCAGAAGAAACATATGGCCGTTGTGCTTGATGAATACGGGGGAACGCTTGGTATTGTCACGCAAGAAGATATTATCGAAGAAATGATTGGACAAGACATTGAAGATGAAACCGATATGGAAGATGAAGTGTTGATTTATGAAAAGACGGATGACTCCCTAACTTGCCATGGTCGTTTAGAAATAATAGACGCGATGGAACTAATCGGGATCGAGCTGCCGACGGATCACGAAACGATTGGCGGGTTTGTATTACAACAACTTGGCCATTTACCGGAACCAGGCGAGCGCTTTTCGTATGAAAACTTACGGTTCGAAATAGAGGAAATGGAACGCACTCGAATTATTCGCATGAAAATCACTGCGGAAAGAGATGATTAA
- a CDS encoding RNA polymerase sigma factor — protein sequence MTNNLDDLYEEYGRYIYHLCLKLTRNKEEAEDVMQDVWVKVIRYSDRLDTIDHLKGWITTICMNTFRDRYRKNIRHSEHVMNQPPTLDVPILDLVPSDTLTPGQIVEQNDIQSIVRQKIDKLDEIYKTTIEYFYVYQYSLNEIAEEMKVSIGTVKSRLFRARKYLKELMIEDRATHEYVIA from the coding sequence ATGACGAACAATCTAGATGACTTGTATGAAGAATACGGTCGGTATATCTATCATCTATGTTTAAAACTAACACGAAATAAAGAAGAAGCCGAAGACGTTATGCAAGACGTCTGGGTTAAAGTGATTCGTTACAGTGATCGACTGGATACGATCGACCATTTAAAAGGATGGATTACGACCATCTGCATGAACACGTTCCGCGATCGCTACCGAAAAAATATAAGGCATAGCGAACACGTGATGAACCAACCACCTACACTTGACGTTCCGATCCTCGATTTGGTTCCAAGTGATACATTAACGCCTGGTCAAATTGTTGAACAAAATGATATTCAATCAATCGTTCGCCAAAAAATAGACAAATTAGATGAAATCTATAAAACGACAATCGAGTACTTCTACGTCTACCAATATTCACTCAATGAAATTGCGGAAGAAATGAAAGTTTCTATCGGAACGGTCAAATCACGACTATTTCGTGCGAGAAAATACTTGAAAGAACTAATGATTGAAGATCGAGCAACTCACGAATATGTAATTGCCTAA
- a CDS encoding phospholipase D-like domain-containing protein produces MKSKKKKIIIGSVGILLLIYIATILWHTFKPLPTGLSYEGKLHYTDDVQMITDLTYAQNEDGDDLRHEIHIFDEVNQLIEDAEQFIVLDFFLFDHYSDENIAFPKNVETMTENLVKKKEINPKMPITFITDPLNIGYGSYENKWFEQMEDAGIKVVYTDLDPLRDSTPIYSGLYRTIFRWMDVKGKGWIPNAMSCEAPKMTLASYVTLLNIKANHRKAIVTEKEAIVTSGNPHNASGFHGNVAMKVTGPVINDILEAEEAVVNYTNGGTLPRANIEEKEDGEYQVQYITEKKILDTMLVDINKAQKGDQIFLGMFFIAEESLVKALLDAASRGVDVKMILDPNKNSFGSQKTGLPNRPVAQRMKRDSKGKIDIRWYNTVIGQYHTKLVVVQTADETYISNGAANLTDRALNNYNLESNLRIIAPNDSELVQDINTYFERLWKNEDALYTVDFEKYQNDFTFYQRSIIRLQKLFKLTTY; encoded by the coding sequence ATGAAATCTAAGAAAAAGAAAATAATAATTGGAAGCGTTGGAATACTACTTCTCATATATATAGCAACAATATTATGGCATACATTTAAACCTCTCCCAACAGGTCTCTCATACGAAGGAAAACTGCATTATACGGACGATGTTCAGATGATTACCGATTTAACATACGCGCAAAATGAAGACGGAGACGACTTGCGACACGAAATCCATATTTTTGACGAAGTGAATCAATTAATCGAGGATGCCGAACAATTCATCGTTCTCGACTTTTTTCTCTTTGACCATTATTCGGACGAAAATATTGCTTTTCCGAAAAATGTAGAGACGATGACAGAAAATCTAGTGAAGAAAAAAGAAATAAACCCGAAAATGCCAATCACTTTCATCACAGACCCACTCAACATAGGATACGGTTCCTATGAAAACAAATGGTTCGAACAAATGGAAGATGCCGGCATAAAAGTCGTCTACACAGACTTAGATCCGCTTCGTGATTCAACGCCAATCTACTCAGGCCTCTATCGAACAATTTTCAGATGGATGGATGTGAAAGGTAAAGGCTGGATTCCAAATGCGATGTCTTGCGAAGCACCGAAAATGACACTGGCCTCCTATGTGACATTATTAAATATAAAAGCCAATCATCGGAAGGCGATCGTCACCGAGAAAGAGGCTATCGTCACATCCGGAAATCCCCATAACGCGAGCGGTTTTCACGGGAATGTTGCCATGAAAGTAACAGGGCCTGTCATAAACGATATTTTAGAAGCTGAAGAAGCGGTAGTGAATTATACGAACGGCGGCACGTTGCCGCGAGCTAACATAGAAGAAAAAGAAGACGGGGAATACCAAGTCCAATATATAACAGAAAAGAAAATACTCGACACAATGCTCGTCGATATCAATAAAGCACAAAAAGGCGATCAGATATTTCTCGGAATGTTTTTCATAGCCGAGGAAAGTTTGGTCAAAGCACTTCTAGATGCGGCTAGTCGCGGGGTAGATGTGAAGATGATTTTAGATCCCAACAAAAACTCATTCGGCAGTCAAAAAACGGGCCTGCCCAATCGGCCAGTTGCTCAAAGAATGAAAAGAGATTCGAAGGGGAAAATCGATATTCGCTGGTACAATACTGTAATCGGTCAATACCACACAAAGCTCGTCGTCGTCCAAACCGCCGACGAAACCTACATTTCCAACGGCGCCGCAAATTTAACCGATCGCGCTTTAAATAACTATAATTTGGAATCAAACCTGCGCATTATCGCGCCAAATGACAGCGAGCTCGTACAAGACATCAACACTTACTTTGAGAGACTCTGGAAAAACGAAGACGCCCTATACACCGTCGACTTCGAAAAGTATCAGAACGACTTTACCTTTTATCAACGAAGTATTATTCGGTTGCAGAAATTGTTTAAGTTAACGACATACTAA